CGACCTGGCCGGCCTCAGCGGCGATCCCGAGGCGCCGCGCGCGATGCTGGACCGCCTGCACGGCCTCTACCGCCCCGGCCACGTCGCGCTCTTCCTGGTCGAGGACGCCCGGCTGGTGCTGAGGGCGATCCACGCCGAGCCGGAACCGCCGACGACGTCGGTCACCTCCCTGCCGGCGACCTGCACGCTGGGCCGGATCGCCCTGGCGGCCCATCGCCCGATCTACATCGAGGAACTCGAGGGCCTCGACACCGCCGACGAGACCGACGCCCCCACCACGCGGCTGCTCGGGGAGCTGGACGTCCAGCTCGTGGTGCCGCTGATCAGCGGCCGCGAGCTGCGGGGCCTGCTGACCCTGGGACCGAAGACCGGCGGCGCCCTGTACACCCAGGCCGACGTCGCCAACCTCCACGGCCTCTCGATGCAGGCGGCCGCGCTGGTCGAGGTCGCCCGCCTGCACCAGGCCCGCCTCGAGCGCGAACGGCTGGAGACGGAACTGTCCGTGGCCCACCGCATCCAGGGCCACCTCGTGCCGCGCGAGCCGCTGCGCGCGCCCGGCCTGCACGTCATGGGGCGCATGGACAGCTGCCGCGAGGTCGGCGGCGACTACTTCGACTACTTCACGCTCGAGGACGGCAGCGTCGGCTTCGCCATCGCGGACGTGGCGGGCAAGGGCGTGCCGGCGGCGCTGGTGATGACCAGCCTGCGGGTCGCCTTCCGCGGCGCCGCGACCCGCGGCGCGGGCCCCGACCGCGTGATCGGCATCCTGAACGACGCCGTCTGCTCCCTAGGCGACGCCGGCCAGCTGGTGAGCTTCTTCTACGGGGTGGTCGACCCCGCCGCGCGCCGCCTGGAGTACTGCAACGCCGGCATGAACCCGCCGCAGCTCCACCGCGCCGGCCAGACCTACCGCGAACGCCTGCGCAAGGGCGGGCTGCTGCTGGGGATCAACCCCGGCCAGCGCTACGCCCGCGGCACGGTGGCCCTGGAACCGGGCGACCTGCTGCTGCTCTACACCGACGGCTTCACCGAGCAGACCGACCAGCCCGACGGCGTCTTCTACGGCGAAGGGCGCCTGGCCGATCTCGTCGAGGGGTACCAGGAACGCCCGCTCTCCGACCTGCTCGCCAGGATATTTGCCGATGTCGAGGCGTTCGGGGGGCGGGACCAGAGCGACGACCGCACCTTGATCTTGTTGCGGATCAACAGCATGGCATCAGCGACCGCCGGCGGGCACTCTTCTGGCTAAAGAGGAACCGGGCGCCGCCGACAGAGACGGTGTCCGCAGTTCACCTTCACCAGATCGGAGGGCAAGCATGGATCCCATCATGGTGTTCATCGGACTCTCGGTCGTCGACCTCTTGTGGTGGTTGAGGAAATGATCGAAGGAAACGCGAAAAGTCCCTGACCCACGGAAAGATCCAGGGTCAGGGACTTCGCATTTGGTCAGGGACTTCGCATTAGATCAGAGACTTCGCATTTCCAGGCCGCTCGCCGCCAGCCTCAGTCCTCGTCCGCCGGCAGTCCCGGCCCCTCCATCCAGTCCTCTCGCACCAGCACCAGCACCGCCGAGTTCGGCACGATCAGGTACTGCATGCCCTCGAAGGTGATCTCGACGGCCGACTTGCGCACGAACAGCACGTAGTCGCCCTCCTGCGCCTGCAGCGGCAGGAACCTGGCCCGCGGCGGGTGGCGGTCCCAGGTGTCGGGCTCCCCCTCCTCGTCCGACCAGTCGGGCACCGGGATGCCCGGCCCCACCGAGACGACCCAACCGCCCTGCGCCATGCGGGAGCTGAGGGCCGTTGCCGGCAGGTAGAGGCCGGTGTTGGTCTTCTCCTCGCCCTGCTCGGGCCGTACCAGCAGCCGGTCGCCGACGACGATGAGCTTCTTCTTCAGCGGCGACACGGCTCAGCCCTGCGTCCCGGGCACGGCGGCGCGTGCGGCCTGCACGGCGGCGACGTACTCCTCGTACGGGTGCACGCCGGTGAGCGTGGTGTGGACGCGTCCGTCCGGGCGCACGATCACCGTGGTGGGGATGCTGGAGAAGTTGCCGAAGGCCGACGCGGACCTCTCGTCCGCCATCGCCACCGGGAACGTGAAGCCGTTCTGCTTGATGAACGGCTCCACCACCGCCGGCCCCTTCTGGTCCACCGACAGCGCGAGGACCGTCACGCCCTGCGACTTGTAGTTGTCGTGCAGCTTCTGCAGGTGCGGCATCGCGATGCGGCAGGGGCCGCACCAGGTGGCCCAGTAGTCCACCACGACGACCTGGCCGCGCAGGTCCGACAGGCGCAGGGTCTTGCCGTCGAGCGTGGTGACCGTGAAGTCGGGGACGCCGGCCGCGGTCGCGGCGGCCGTCTGGGTCGCGTTCGCGGCGGGCGGCGTCTTGCCCTCGCCGCACCCGCCGACCGTGGTCGACAGGGCCAGGATCAGCAGCGAAGTCAGCAGGAGCTTCATGGTTCGTTCCCTTCGGCGATCCCCGCGGGATCAGATCAGGTTGTCGATCAGATCAAGTTGTCGATTTTGGCGGCCATCTTCTCCTTGGCGAGCACCCCGATCTGGGAGTCGCGCACCTGGCCGCCCTTGAGGTAGAGGACCGTCGGCACCGACATCACGCCGTACTTCATGGCGGCCTGCCGGGCCTCGTCGACGTCCACGTGGGCGATCTTCACCTTGCCCTCGTACTGCGCGGCGAGTTCCTCGACGATGGGCTTGAGCTGCTTGCAGGGACCGCACCAGGTGGCGCTGAAGTCCACCACGACGGGCAGCGCGCTGTCGAGGACCTCCTGCTGGAAGTTGGCGTCGGTCACGTGGATCAGGTGGCTCATGGT
This portion of the bacterium genome encodes:
- a CDS encoding co-chaperone GroES family protein — encoded protein: MSPLKKKLIVVGDRLLVRPEQGEEKTNTGLYLPATALSSRMAQGGWVVSVGPGIPVPDWSDEEGEPDTWDRHPPRARFLPLQAQEGDYVLFVRKSAVEITFEGMQYLIVPNSAVLVLVREDWMEGPGLPADED
- a CDS encoding TlpA disulfide reductase family protein, with protein sequence MKLLLTSLLILALSTTVGGCGEGKTPPAANATQTAAATAAGVPDFTVTTLDGKTLRLSDLRGQVVVVDYWATWCGPCRIAMPHLQKLHDNYKSQGVTVLALSVDQKGPAVVEPFIKQNGFTFPVAMADERSASAFGNFSSIPTTVIVRPDGRVHTTLTGVHPYEEYVAAVQAARAAVPGTQG
- the trxA gene encoding thioredoxin, coding for MSHLIHVTDANFQQEVLDSALPVVVDFSATWCGPCKQLKPIVEELAAQYEGKVKIAHVDVDEARQAAMKYGVMSVPTVLYLKGGQVRDSQIGVLAKEKMAAKIDNLI